In Harmonia axyridis chromosome 6, icHarAxyr1.1, whole genome shotgun sequence, a single window of DNA contains:
- the LOC123681849 gene encoding uncharacterized protein LOC123681849: MNSSELDGFGGPEPKYFRGSNTRKMSTDVRSKASTTSRNSSVLSTNSGPESKYYKMKKLVIAIKEYLQNSTEEIGSLVNRYLQALSVTIDLSIFDPHTNIASEFFVSLYELMSKIEPRSQFTWHCVDVLSNACRNSAARLALIHTYQFLPSLSRILGDQITTEKKIRLLKLMQDLTCGIKISWQIPHLPHLIVTLAKWVENQDEEIVALSLGVLVNLCYKNLPAIYTLTSNVNIKKLMRTCLTMKGAIVEAHACKLLIICDLMDEIGPAKNMLKLVNITFTSIKKAFESRDHVLLRQLVEFYIDVKKQNPDEQNEELAEIYEREVKDLLEVLQRTVASASTEEGQGDIYNLGECIALLFQFIHHLVEANMQCLKQFNPKFIQLSLDWIQSDVVSPQSIAILKAIAIRTPPGDTNILKPIGISLPVFLLALESGSQEDVPTHTEHNRKIGALLELLRVLMKVDHLKAKILIEMKEETICKVFYPLIGDDSPRLRANNLNTCSEEAVNLYIHAVALVDELAKNSVNWVSIRENLLQQRQIHYVLSQALYSGPKEIKALILEMASLESFPKHNVAEAMSSMQSLVSLTSPPPSKSNHIINEISTPVLSVTQVEKLDGFLTKLKDVIANRNFVDISTSDVMELYEYKLASMGHAERAAMASVEAASERCTHLQHRTAQLTAEMNRLHQLLFHTQQRHEEITKMKKQLEEVVQLRTNSFEAEKGRCKAVQSRLAHEEKKSAKLQEDLDDATKKLGDVIASKDQLEEQQTKLKHLVSKLEENCSRLEKNLLKKEEALKKSTSQIEDLKMQIRELEQQLMHKNELLESKNDELHEALEDLKVRKQIIDTITKVAQQRK; encoded by the exons ATGAATTCTTCAGAGTTGGATGGATTTGGTGGTCCAGAACCTAAATATTTCAGAGGATCCAACACTAGGAAGATGTCAACCGATGTCCGTTCAAAAGCTAGCACTACTTCTAGGAATTCATCTGTGTTGAGTACAAATAGTGGACCAGAATctaaatattataaaatgaaaaagttagtcatTGCAATCAAAGAATATTTACAAAATAGTACTGAAGAAATAGGAAGTTTAGTAAACAGATATTTACAA gcATTAAGTGTGACAATAGATTTGAGCATATTCGATCCACACACAAACATTGCTTCTGAATTTTTTGTTAGTTTATATGAACTCATGAGTAAAATAGAACCCAGATCTCAATTTACCTGGCACTGCGTTGATGTTTTAAGCAACGCTTGCAGAAATTCAGCAGCCAGATTAGCCCTGATTCACACCTACCAGTTTCTACCATCATTATCAAGAATATTAGGAGATCAGATcaccacagaaaaaaaaattaggcttTTAAAACTCATGCAG gACTTGACTTGTGGCATAAAAATATCGTGGCAAATCCCTCATTTACCCCATTTAATTGTAACTTTAGCCAAGTGGGTTGAAAACCAAGATGAAGAAATTGTGGCTCTTTCACTTGGAGTACTTGTGAATTTATGTTACAAAAATTTACCAGCAATATATACCCTCACTTCAAACGTGAACATAAAGAAATTGATGAGAACATGCCTCACAATGAAG GGTGCAATTGTCGAAGCTCACGCATGTAAGCTGTTGATAATATGTGATCTCATGGATGAAATAGGACCTGCTAAGAATATGCTGAAATTGGTAAACATAACCTTCACATCTATAAAGAAAGCTTTCGAAAGTAGGGACCATGTGCTCTTAAGACAACTTGTCGAGTTTTATATAGACGTGAAAAAGCAAAATCCTGACGAGCAAAATGAAGAACTGGCAGAGATATATGAGAGAGAAGTTAAAGATCTTCTTGAG GTGTTACAAAGAACCGTGGCTTCAGCGAGCACAGAAGAGGGCCAAGGAGATATTTACAATTTGGGGGAATGCATAGCACTACTATTCCAGTTCATCCACCACTTGGTAGAAGCGAATATGCAATGCCTCAAACAGTTCAATCCGAAGTTCATACAATTGAGTCTCGACTGGATACAGAGTGATGTAGTTTCCCCTCAGTCTATAGCAATTTTGAAAGCCATCGCTATCAGGACTCCCCCCGGTGATACGAACATTTTAAAACCCATAGGCATCAGTTTACCTGTGTTTTTACTTGCCCTCGAGTCCGGAAGTCAAGAAGACGTACCAACGCATACTGAACACAACAGGAAAATTGGGGCACTGTTGGAATTGTTGAGGGTGCTGATGAAAGTGGACCACCTCAAAGCAAA GATCTTGATCGAAATGAAGGAAGAAACGATATGCAAGGTGTTTTACCCACTGATCGGAGACGATTCCCCACGTTTGAGAGCGAACAACTTGAACACTTGTTCGGAAGAAGCTGTAAACCTGTACATTCATGCTGTGGCTTTGGTGGACGAACTTGCCAAAAACAGTGTCAACTGGGTATCGATAAGAGAGAATTTACTACAGCAAAG ACAAATACATTACGTCCTGTCTCAAGCCTTATACAGCGGTCCCAAAGAAATCAAGGCGCTCATCTTGGAAATGGCAAGTCTGGAGAGCTTCCCCAAACACAACGTAGCTGAAGCGATGAGCTCCATGCAAAGCCTGGTGTCTCTAACCTCTCCACCACCTTCTAAAAGCAATCACATCATCAACGAGATATCTACCCCAGTTCTATCGGTTACGCAGGTGGAGAAATTGGATGGCTTCTTAACCAAACTCAAG GACGTAATAGCCAATAGAAATTTCGTGGACATCTCCACATCTGATGTGATGGAATTGTACGAGTACAAACTGGCCTCGATGGGACACGCTGAAAGGGCTGCTATGGCAAGCGTGGAGGCTGCATCGGAAAGGTGCACACACCTGCAACACAGAACGGCACAGCTCACTGCCGAGATGAACAGGCTGCACCAGCTGCTGTTCCACACGCAGCAGAGGCACGAGGAGATCACCAAAATGAAGAAGCAACTCGAGGAAGTCGTCCAG CTGAGGACGAATTCTTTCGAAGCAGAAAAGGGCAGGTGCAAAGCCGTTCAAAGCAGATTGGCCCATGAGGAAAAAAAGAGTGCCAAATTGCAAGAAGATCTAGATGACGCTACAAAAAAACTAGGAGATGTTATTGCTTCTAAAGATCAGTTGGAGGAGCAACAGACAAAACTGAAACATCTTGTGTCGAAATTAGAGGAGAACTGTTCGAGACTGGAAAAGAATCTGCTGAAGAAAGAGGAGGCTTTGAAGAAGTCCACTTCTCAAATAGAAGATTTGAAGATG caaaTAAGAGAATTGGAACAGCAACTAATGCACAAGAATGAATTGTTGGAAAGCAAGAATGATGAGCTCCATGAAGCTCTAGAAGATTTGAAAGTCAGGAAACAGATAATTGATACCATAACAAAAGTAGCTCAACAACGTAAATAA